In a genomic window of Chitinophagales bacterium:
- a CDS encoding 2-oxoglutarate and iron-dependent oxygenase domain-containing protein: MENAKMNIPSVDLSKFVNGSSAEKNECVAELGKAFNEVGFVTVKNHGISEELVQRFYDQVNAFFDMDQELKDQYEKKELNGQRGYTSFGKEHAKHSNVGDLKEFWQFGEELTPEERPDEAYRENLDVAELPDFKKTGLELFSAFENSGRNLLKAIALYLKLDENYFEAHVIKGNSILRAIHYPPITSDPKTAIRAEQHEDINLITLLVGASAEGLQLLTKKGEWLPIMAPQGSIVVNVGDMLQRLTNNVLKSTTHRVVNPPREKWHLPRLSIPFFLHPKSDMPLNCLEDCVTEENPKQYENITAGEYLDQRLIEIGLKKA, translated from the coding sequence ATGGAAAATGCAAAAATGAATATCCCATCCGTTGATCTTTCAAAATTTGTAAACGGCAGTTCAGCAGAGAAAAATGAATGCGTTGCCGAATTGGGAAAAGCTTTTAATGAAGTGGGGTTTGTAACTGTAAAAAATCATGGGATTTCAGAAGAGCTGGTACAGCGCTTTTACGATCAGGTGAATGCCTTTTTTGACATGGATCAGGAGCTAAAAGATCAATATGAAAAGAAGGAACTCAATGGACAACGTGGCTATACCTCATTTGGAAAGGAACACGCCAAGCATTCCAATGTGGGTGATTTAAAAGAGTTTTGGCAATTTGGCGAGGAATTGACTCCCGAAGAAAGACCGGATGAAGCATATCGCGAAAACTTAGATGTAGCAGAATTGCCCGATTTCAAAAAAACAGGACTGGAGCTTTTCAGTGCTTTTGAAAATTCGGGGCGAAACCTGCTCAAAGCCATTGCGCTTTACCTAAAGTTAGATGAAAACTACTTTGAAGCACACGTAATTAAAGGCAATAGTATTCTCAGGGCTATTCATTATCCGCCCATCACCTCCGATCCCAAAACAGCTATCAGGGCAGAACAACATGAGGATATAAATTTGATTACACTATTGGTAGGTGCTTCTGCCGAAGGCTTACAGTTGTTGACCAAAAAAGGAGAATGGCTGCCAATTATGGCACCACAAGGAAGTATTGTTGTGAATGTGGGAGATATGTTGCAGCGTCTAACGAATAATGTGCTGAAATCCACAACCCACAGGGTGGTGAACCCACCACGTGAAAAATGGCATTTGCCGCGCCTGTCCATTCCGTTTTTTCTGCATCCCAAATCAGATATGCCACTGAATTGCCTCGAAGATTGTGTGACTGAAGAAAATCCAAAGCAATATGAAAATATTACTGCTGGAGAATATTTGGATCAAAG